Genomic window (Lynx canadensis isolate LIC74 chromosome D3, mLynCan4.pri.v2, whole genome shotgun sequence):
TCCGCGGCCGCCCGCCTCCCGGCCCGCCTCTCCCTTTCCATATGTCCGTTTATCCTCTTCCTTGGCCTGCCCTGTAGGCTTCACTTCGCTCTCTTGTCTTCACCACCGTTCGCTCGTATCCTGTCCTGTCCTTTGTCGTTGTCTTTGAATCAGCCCGTCCCGTAGAACGATGTGCCAAACTGGGTTACCTGAAGGGAGGTGGCGTTCCGACACGGTACCTGTCAGATTTCTAACAGAGCTTCAGCCTTTTCCTCTGTAGTCCGTTGTCTTGGACTAAGCCGAATGAAAGCGAATTCCTCTCCTCCGACAGTTTAAATGCGTTTTGTCCGCTTTGCTGTAATATCCGAGAACTGGCTTCATGAAAGTAGAATGATAATCATCTTATCAGTTTGTCATAGCCAATTTCTAGACCTTCCTAAGCCACAGTTTCCACATGTATGAAGTTCCTCAGAGTGTCATAAAGATTGAGAGATAAAATACAGTAGTTTCATTATGAAGAGAGCTAAACAGTTTTATAAAAGCCATGTTTGTGACATAAGCGATTGGTAGTACTTGCTCTTGAGAGTTTCTTTAAGACAATAATTAGGAGTAGGTAAAGATGAATCTGTGATGGGCTGCCGGTCATTAACTGAACATAGTCCTAGGAGCACTGTCAGTTGTTTCAAAGGGTTTAAGTTGGTCTTGAAGGCTTGGTAGGAGGGGAATAACTTGATCATTGCATTTTTGTTAGGGGAAAAAGCAAGAGTATTGAGGTAGGAAACCAGAATTGGGAATTCTGATCTTAACCAACTCTAGTTACTATTTGCCTTTGCGTGAACTTTGGACGGGTTGCAGCTTTTGGATCTGGGtttgttgttgggggggggggggaggttccgggtttttttttgtggtaacAACGCTTAGAAGGCACTTAACCCATTCACACACTCTTCTGGCCTTTGTATTCGTTATTACCATATCTAATCCGTCTGCATCCCGTGAGAGAGGCTATTGTCCTAATTTTCCACTGGAAGGAATCAAGATCAGACTCCTTGGATAATTTGCCCAAGGACACCAATTCGAAAGTGGTGAGAACAGGTCTCATTCTGGCAGCTGCCAACCAGTCTGCTTTGCTTAGTAGGCTGTGGTGTAAGAGTGCAAGACCTAAAAACCACATCCCTTCAGACCAAATTCAGAAGGTCTATGGCCAAAAATAATGATTGCTTGGTAAATGCTGAAAAAGGCTCAGTGCTCGGTTTGGGTTTTTTCATcagaaaatatgttctttaaaaCTTCGGAACAAAATAGTTTGGTAAATTCTTATAATGTTACTTTAATTTGACCAGAGGACTGTCTCAAAGAATGTAGCTATGAATCCTTTATAAAATAGCTGATCGTTCCTTGATGTACATTTATGTTAACTTGTTTATAGCTCTTGTAATTCATTTCAAAGCCACATTCAGATTGGGTTGTCTATACCACTGCTTACTTGtattgtgaataattttaaatcacCTTAGTGTAGTCATTGTGCCGATTCATTTGCCAGCAAGTACTACCTGATTTGCAATATTTTGAAGtaagttttttggggggtttattttgagagagcgagagagtgagcatgggtaggggagtggcagagagggagagagagagaatcccaagcaggctccgagctgttagtgcagagcctgcaaaccctgaaatcatgacctgagccaaaatcaggggacatttaaccaactgagccacccaggtgcctccaaaataGGAAATTTTAGCGTTCTGAACTGTTAGTTTTCTGCACTGTTCTGAAGCTTGTTAGTGTTTCATGCCTACTTTAAGGGATTAAAAATTCTTGTAAATTTAAAGTCTTTGGTTCAGTAGTATATTATGGAAGTAGTGTTGTTGGTTTTGAGAAATTTCAAGATTTCTAATTAAGGAAATTCgaggtattaattttttttttgaaatggacAATTTACTTATAACGATAATAccgcataattttttttttctcagcatacTTTAAttgctattaaaaagaaaaaggcaggggagcctaggtgactcagtcagttaagtgtctgacttcagctcaggtcgtgatctcacagttcatgagttcaagccccatgtcgggctctgcgctgacagctcagagcctggagcctgcttcagattctgtgtctgcgtctctctctgccccttccccgctcacgtgCACTCGCGCTCTCtccctttttcaaaaataaataaacattaaaaaaaaaaagagagagagcaaatctaTCAATGGAGAGTTGTTGCCTGGGAAAGTCCAGCTGATTTGCAGCCCAGAGGTCTTCCAAAGTGAGTCCTTAGCGAATTCCGTGTTAGAAGATTTGCCCTTAGCCTTGGAGTTTTCACTGGTCAATATTGTCAGTTTCTGAAGATGATTAGGCCCTGGGAGTTAATTCCCACCAAACTGGAATAGAAGTCATAATTAATGTTCATGTCTTTGAGCCTACTTTTCTTTGTATGGAAATGGCAAGGGTACTCCATCTCACTGGATTTTTTGAGGATTACATAGTTAATAAATGCAAAGGGCCTAACTGCCTGGTACCCAGCAACTAACTGGTGTCTTTCCTTTATCACATTTATGGTTGGGAAAAAGTGACTGAAGAGGCCTGGAGACGGGAGCctcactattatttttattatgtcttcACCTGTTACTCCTTTACAAAAAGTAGCATTTTATTGAATAGACTTGTGCTTTTCGCTAATTAATGatttaagtttttcctttaatgtaGAACTGGTCCTGTCCAGTATCTTGACCTAGGTAAGTTCCTTGCGTCATTCATGTCTGCTAACCGAACTTGTGTTTTCACGTGTGCCAGCACTTCGGGACCCCAGCCTGGGAGGATGGTGTGTATCCCTTGCATCGTCATTCCAGTTCTGCTCTGGATCTACAAGAAGTTCCTGGAGCCGTACATAtaccctctgctctccccctttGTTAGTCGCATGTGGCCTAGTAAAGCCCTCCGAGAATCCCACGACAAAAACAAAGGCCAAGTAGACTGCAAGGTAGGAACACGAAAATACCTTGAATAAGGGCGGGTGAGGGGGTTGGTACAGTCAAGGTAAAATACGTGGCTTTGAAAAGGCAAGCTCTTGGAACCAGAAGCTTCCttaatgtgccttttttttttttttttaaatgtttgtttatttttgagagagagacagacagagcatgaataggggaggggcaaagaaggagacacagaatctgaagcaggctccagactctgtcagcacagagcccaatgcggggttcaaacccatggaccactagatcatgacctgaggcagttggctgcttaaccgactgagccacccaggcgccccttccttaatgtgtcttaatttctttgtttaaaataaggGGTTTGGGGTGGTTTTTAAGTAATTAACATTTGGTTTGAACTAAGGTTTTAAACTGGACTTCTGGTCAGTGCATTTATGTCTTGATTTTAAGCCATGATAGTAACCAATATTTCTTAGCTGGTAAGAATAATAGTAAATAGCTAATGGATGAGAAGAGATGATATTAAAATATGCCAGTTTCATTGATAACTTGGGTAAGAGATTTAGTTGGAAGGATCatagaaattaaagcaaaaaaaaaaaaaaaaaaaccacacacacaaaaaggggcacctgggtggctcagttgagcatctgactttggctcaagtcgtgacctcacagttcgtgagttcaagccccgcgtcggggtctgcgctgacagctcgaagcctgctttggattctccgtctccctctctctctctgccgcccttccccaaataaactaaaaaagaaaaaaaaaattattttttaaaatgaatatttggaCAACTCTGTTTTTAGCCTTGGCGCTTGTTAAGCTCAACTTCAACTGTGTTCTGCACTAATTTAGCTACCCTGCCCATTTCTGGAACCAGGGTTTTTTCATTCTGaagtttgtctgtttttaaagagaagatcTCTTAAAATGAGTGTCTTTTTGTTGTACTAATATCTATCatggttttttattttagggtGCAGACATGAATGGATTACCAACAAAAGGACCAATGGAAATCTCTgataaaaagaaagactaaagtGCTTGTCCCAAAGGATCGCATTGTTTAAAAATGGACCTGATAATATGAAGCACCTTGCTTGTAATTGTCTCTGACCTTTTTCTCTGAGACCAGGATTCCGGATAGATAGCTTAGCTGCTTACCTGATACTGATCAGGAAATATGTGATATTTGTATTTAAGATGTGTTTAGTGAGTTATATTTAATGATCTCATTCCtgagtttctttttcattaaagtagctttaatttctcttattacAGTTACGAAGAAATAAAAGGGTTGTGCCTGTAGACACAGCTACTAAATCAGTACTCATAAATCCTTGGGCCTCTAGCTTTTGTTCAGGCTCTTTGAATTTGAACAGAGCACAATGTTACTGTGAAACAGTGCAGTGAGACTGCAGTGAAAGGGAAGAGTGTTTGGAGGGATGATGAGGACTTGAAACTTAAAGATATAATTACTGTCTACTACAACAGAGAAGCTTACTCAGGAGGGTAGCAATTACTGCTTATGGctctgagaaaatagaaaagacaggGAAATTGGGGAGACGCCTTTGAGAAATGGAATACCTTTTACGGAAATGTCTAATATACACTAATTCTAATCCTTGTTGCATTCCTTCTATTGTTacaaagtatattaaatattctgtttagcgtgtggtgtcttttttttcttttaacgtttaaaTATTTAGTGGGTTGGCTGGTTAGCTCAGCTGGTTAGAGCGTGGTACTggtaaagtttaaatatttaaaagggcCATTTTGTACCCCATCAAAAAGCAGAATTACAGTGCGATGGCATCTGTATAGTTGTGAaacaacaatctttttttttttttttttttttaagagtagattgtaggggcgcctgggtggcgcagtcggttgggtgtccgacttcagccaggtcacgatctcgcggtccgtgagttcgagccccgcgtcgggctctgggctgatggctcggagcctggagcctgtttccgattctgtgtctccctctctctctgcccctcccccgttcatgctctgtctctctctgtcccaaaaataaataaaaaaaaaaaaagagtagattgTATCCATTACCGTTGCATAATAAGACACTCCAAAATTGAGTGGTTTTTAACGGGGGACTGGGCAGAGTCCTTTGCTGGTCTGGGTCCCCACATCGTCTTTCTTCCTTGGGCTTCTTCACATTAGTGTCAGGATGTATAAATAGTCAAAGATGATGACCATATCTTTGTATTGGATGTGTGCATTCCCTATGAGTTTAGAAGGAGAAGTTAGGGACTCCTGCCCTCGAGGTCCTCGGTCCTCACTGAGGCTCTGTTAAGCTGTGTGTCGAGTCAGGTCATTGATCCCCCCTGGACTTCATCTGATGCAAGGCAGTAGCTTTACAGTTTTTCTCTTCCACCCCACCTGAAGGATAAGAGAGATCCCCTTTAGCGACTGTGTTCAGCTGATTAGGTTTTTTGCACAGGACCCCcgaatgaggttttttttttaaggtataaaaaCTGTTATAAATGTAGGGGtgcttggctgactcagtcagtggagtgtgcatctcttgatcttggggttgtgggttcaagtccctgcgttaggtgtggagattacttaaaatattaaaaaaaaaaaaaaaacagcaagtgTTTGTAGTAGGAGAGTTCAAGAGCAAGTTAAATGAGAAGTTAatgttctttctctgcctttattcCAGCTCCACAGACGTAACCACTGTAGTTTTTTGTGTAGCTTTCTAGCAActtccttgatttttttgttttgtttaaacttttttaatgtttaatttagagaaagagggagagacagcgtgagacacaaaatccgaagcaggctccaggctctgagctgtcagtatagagcctgaatggggctcaaactcacaaaccgtgagatcgtgacttgagccgaactcagatgcgtaaccgactgagcctcccaggcaccccttgttttctttaatgttttattttacttttgagagacagagtgctcacgtgagcaggggaggggcagagagagggagacagaggatcccaagcaggcagagagcccgatgcggggctcaaactccagaaccacgagatgaagacctgagccaaagtcggaccctcaactgacggagccacccaggcacccccttaatttgtttttattaaatatatcactttttaaaaatcataatattgCAAGGCGTATAATGTCCCTACTCCCTTCGTCCCCAAAGGCATTACTCATTTAGGTATTGTTGGTCTTCTGTTTATCGCCatgttaataaataataacatacttGCTGCTGTCTTTGGAGCTATTAACTCTTACTTTCTGCCATGGTTGAGCTCAAGCTATCTTACACTGCAAGTCCCACTGCTTCTCCCGCACATTCTCctaatttgttttctgaatttgggTTGTCACTAGTATTTATAGCATCCTGAGTGTGCCAGATGTCTTCCATTTGCCCCTCCAAATCTGCTGCCTTTGCCCTACTCTGCTGCCCAAGAAACGGTATGAACTACATCaacagacttctggcctctaagATTCTGCTGGGTTTAGCCTGTGGAGATCTATTGcacggggaaggggaaggaaggaaggaaggagggcggTCCGGGTATTTATTCCCTTGGCTGCCTCCCTTGAGGGCTCTTTAGGTCAATTCTGTCCCTCAACCAAAAGTCCCTGTGCCTCAAATTGGCCAACTGCACGTTTTCAGTTTCCATTAACTTCTCCCTCACCTTGTCCTTTGGGGCTGATAGGGGTGATAGCATCTCTTAACTGCGGGCTGTGGGTCACTGCATTATCTCGAGTGCCTTCTGCTTTCTGGGACACTAACAACGAGCACGCAAGAACCACCAGTGGGTAGCGTGTGCTGCAGTcattcccccccccgcccccccccccccccccccccgccttccgtGTTTGACTCACATCATCACAAGGGCAAGTACAGGACAGTAAGATActttgaggagcgcctgggtggctcagttggttaagcgtctgactctcagtttcagctcaggtcatgatctcatggttggtgagctcaagccccgtgtcaggctctgtgctgacagctcggaacctggagcctgctttggattctgtgtctccctctctctgccccaccccagctcacgctctgactctctctctctctctctggcaaaaataaatattaaaagtttttttttttaataagatattttgagaaatcACATTCACGACTTGTCACAGTATAattgttctgtttcattattaatctcttactgtgtctaatttataaattaaactttgtcaTAGATATGTATGTGTAGGAAAAAATAGTATATGTGGGGTTCGGTGCTATCCActgtttcaggcatccactgtgGGGCTCGGGGCGTATCACCCACAGATGAGAAGGAACTATGGTAGCATGATGTATTTCCTTTCACAACAAGCATGGCTTTCCTAGAGTTGTAAATTACCTTTTTTCTCCCTATGCACTTCCTTTCCTGACTAGTTGTTGCCGAGGCCTGGTTCCCAGGGGCGGTTCTTGGGACTTCCTACCGCTCCTGGATCccacaccccaca
Coding sequences:
- the CD3H18orf32 gene encoding UPF0729 protein C18orf32 homolog, with the translated sequence MVCIPCIVIPVLLWIYKKFLEPYIYPLLSPFVSRMWPSKALRESHDKNKGQVDCKGADMNGLPTKGPMEISDKKKD